The following are encoded together in the Hemicordylus capensis ecotype Gifberg chromosome 4, rHemCap1.1.pri, whole genome shotgun sequence genome:
- the OLFML3 gene encoding olfactomedin-like protein 3 translates to MAPHHTLLLLVILVNAIDGQQQQLMEYMERRLAVLEERISQWHDQSSRYSSELRDFKNKVVSMLETVEKERETLRAEVENTAVRVDRLEREVDYLETQNPAPPCVEVDEKLTENQVSTVKKRKNEKYDKLTDCSDTVSQVKAMKILKRFGSTAGLWTKDPLGNSEKIYVFDGTSNDTVYVFPRMREFTLFSATRKAARIRLPYPWVGTGHLVYGGHLYYIRRHGTFQVIKFSLANKTIVDSSVFPAEEQIPVFGLASYNYIDLVADEEGIWAIYATQENERNIALAKLDPASLDIEQMWDTPCPRENAESAFVICGALYVVYNTRLPSRSRIQCVFDVSGSMAPEDAALVYFPKRYGSHSSMKYNPKERQIYAWDDGYQLIYRMEMKKKTEV, encoded by the exons ATGGCTCCCCACCACACCTTGCTTCTGCTGGTTATTCTGGTCAATGCCATCGATGGGCAACAGCAACAATTAATGGAGTACATGGAGAGGAGGCTGGCTGTTTTAGAG GAgcggatctctcagtggcatgaTCAGAGCAGCCGTTACTCCAGTGAACTGAGGGACTTCAAAAATAAGGTGGTGTCAATGCTGGAAACAGTAGAAAAAGAACGGGAAACACTCCGGGCAGAGGTGGAAAACACAGCTGTGCGGGTGGACCGGCTAGAGCGTGAGGTGGACTACCTTGAAACCCAAAATCCTGCCCCACCTTGTGTGGAGGTAGATGAGAAGCTCACGGAGAATCAGGTTTCCACAGTCAAGAAGCGCAAGAATGAGAAGTATGACAAGCTGACAG ATTGTAGTGACACTGTATCCCAAGTGAAAGCTATGAAGATTCTAAAGCGATTTGGTAGCACTGCTGGACTCTGGACGAAAGACCCACTGGGGAATTCAGAGAAGATCTATGTATTTGATGGCACCAGCAATGATACAGTGTATGTCTTTCCGAGGATGAGGGAGTTCACGCTCTTCTCTGCTACCCGAAAGGCTGCACGGATCAGGCTACCCTATCCGTGGGTTGGCACTGGCCACTTAGTGTATGGGGGCCATCTTTATTATATACGGCGACATGGCACCTTCCAGGTCATCAAATTCAGCTTGGCCAACAAAACTATTGTTGATAGCTCTGTCTTCCCGGCTGAGGAGCAGATCCCAGTCTTTGGTCTGGCATCCTACAACTACATCGACCTGGTAGCAGACGAGGAGGGGATCTGGGCTATTTATGCCACACAAGAGAATGAGAGGAACATTGCACTGGCCAAACTGGACCCTGCATCACTAGACATTGAGCAAATGTGGGACACACCATGCCCCAGGGAGAATGCAGAGAGTGCCTTTGTTATCTGTGGAGCCCTCTACGTGGTGTACAATACCCGGCTGCCCAGCCGATCTCGTATCCAGTGTGTCTTTGATGTTAGTGGCTCCATGGCACCTGAAGATGCTGCTCTGGTCTACTTCCCCAAGCGGTATGGCTCTCACTCCAGCATGAAATACAACCCCAAAGAGAGGCAGATCTATGCTTGGGATGATGGCTATCAACTCATCTACCGCATGGAGATGAAGAAGAAGACTGAGGTCTGA